In Calothrix sp. PCC 7507, one DNA window encodes the following:
- a CDS encoding Uma2 family endonuclease yields MVNTSSQQPTPAASPNYIPHLESGDRLNRLEFERRYNAMPNLKKAELIEGVVYVASPLRFEPHAEPHANLMIWLGNYKVATPGVRLGDNPTVRLDLDNEPQPDAILLIDAARGGQSHLGADGYVEGAPELVAEVAASSATKDLYDKKRAYRRNGIQEYIVWQVFESAVSWFSLKDGEYVALTPDAESVIQSQVFPGLWLDVLALVSGNMPQVLAVLQQGLSSVEHQAFVHQLQG; encoded by the coding sequence ATGGTTAACACCTCTTCACAACAGCCGACTCCAGCCGCTTCCCCCAATTATATTCCGCATCTTGAGAGTGGCGATCGGCTAAATCGTCTAGAATTTGAGCGCCGCTACAATGCTATGCCGAATCTCAAAAAAGCTGAACTAATTGAAGGAGTTGTATACGTGGCTTCCCCTTTACGCTTTGAACCCCACGCCGAACCACATGCTAATTTGATGATTTGGTTAGGAAATTATAAAGTAGCTACGCCTGGTGTCAGATTAGGTGATAATCCAACTGTGAGGCTAGATTTAGATAATGAACCCCAACCTGATGCTATTTTATTAATCGATGCCGCCCGTGGTGGACAGTCGCATTTGGGTGCTGATGGATATGTGGAAGGCGCACCAGAATTAGTGGCGGAAGTTGCAGCTAGCAGTGCTACCAAAGATTTGTATGATAAAAAGCGTGCCTATCGTCGCAATGGGATTCAAGAATATATTGTTTGGCAAGTTTTTGAAAGCGCTGTCAGTTGGTTTAGCCTCAAAGATGGTGAATATGTGGCGCTGACACCAGATGCAGAAAGCGTAATTCAAAGTCAAGTGTTTCCGGGTTTGTGGTTGGATGTATTAGCGTTAGTTAGCGGAAATATGCCACAGGTATTAGCAGTGTTACAACAGGGGCTAAGTTCAGTGGAACATCAAGCATTCGTTCACCAGTTGCAAGGCTGA